One genomic region from Pyxicephalus adspersus chromosome 1, UCB_Pads_2.0, whole genome shotgun sequence encodes:
- the TAOK1 gene encoding serine/threonine-protein kinase TAO1 — MPSTSRAGSLKDPEIAELFFRDDPEKLFADLREIGHGSFGAVYFAHDVRTNEVVAIKKMSYSGKQSNEKWQDIIKEVKFLQRIKHPNSIEYKGCYLREHTAWLVMEYCLGSASDLLEVHKKPLQENEIAAITHGALQGLAYLHSHNLIHRDIKAGNILLTEPGQVKLADFGSASIASPANSFVGTPYWMAPEVILAMDEGQYDGKVDVWSLGITCIELAERKPPLFNMNAMSALYHIAQNDSPTLQSSEWSDYFRNFVDSCLQKIPQDRPTSDELLKHMFVLRERPETVLIDLIQRTKDAVRELDNLQYRKMKKLLFQEAHNGPAVETQEEEEEQEHGVGRTGTVNSIGSNQSIPSMSISASSQSSSVNSLPDASDDKSELDMMEGDHTVMSNSSVIHLKPEEENYTEESESRARPSEPQSPPQVSRHKSHYRNREHFATIRTASLVTRQIQEHEQDSELREQMSGYKRMRRQHQKQLMALENKLKAEMDEHRLRLDKDLETQRNNFAAEMEKLIKKHQASMDKELKLMANEEKKFQQHIQAQQKKELNSFLESQKREYKLRKEQLKEELNENQSTPKKEKQEWLSKQKENFQHFQAEEEANLLRRQRQYLDLECRRFKRRMLLSRHNLEQDLVREELNKRQTQKDLEHAMLLRQHESMQELEFRHLSTIQRMRCELIKLQHQTELTNQLEYNKRRERELRRKHVMEVRQQPKSLKSKELQIKKQFQDTCKIQTRQYKALRNHLLETTPKNEHKAVLKRLKEEQTRKLAILAEQYDHSINEMLSTQALRLDEAQEAECQVLKMQLQQELELLNAYQSKIKMQAEAQHDRELRELEQRVSLRRALLEQKIEEEMLALQNERTERIRSLLERQAREIEAFDSESMRLGFSNMILSNLSPEAFSHSYPGASGWSHNPTGGSGPHWGHPMGGPPQAWGHPMQGGPQPWGHPSGSMQGVPRGSTMGVRNSPQALRRTASGGRTEQGMSRSTSVTSQISNGSHMSYT; from the exons ATGCCGTCAACAAGTCGAGCTGGAAGTCTGAAGGACCCAGAGATAGCAGAACTCTTCTTTAGGGATGACCCAGAAAAGTTGTTTGCTGATCTGCGAGAAATTGGTCATGGGAGTTTCGGAGCAGTTTATTTC GCACATGATGTGCGTACCAATGAAGTGGTGGCCATCAAGAAAATGTCCTACAGTGGCAAACAGTCTAATGAG AAATGGCAGGATATCATCAAAGAAGTGAAATTTCTTCAAAGGATAAAACATCCAAACAGTATAGAATATAAAGGCTGCTATTTGAGAGAGCATACAGCATGG ctGGTCATGGAATATTGTTTAGGATCTGCATCAGACTTATTGGAAG TACACAAGAAGCCATTGCAAGAAAACGAAATTGCAGCAATTACACATGGAGCACTGCAGGGATTAGCTTATTTGCATTCTCATAATTTAATCCATCG AGATATCAAGGCAGGCAACATCCTTCTGACAGAGCCAGGCCAAGTAAAACTTGCTGACTTTGGGTCTGCTTCTATAGCATCTCCAGCCAATTCGTTTGTGGGGACACCATATTG gaTGGCCCCTGAAGTAATCTTAGCCATGGATGAAGGACAATACGATGGAAAAGTAGATGTTTGGTCTTTGGGGATTACTTGTATTGAACTAG CTGAAAGGAAACCTCCTTTGTTTAATATGAATGCAATGAGTGCCTTATACCACATAGCGCAGAATGACTCTCCTACACTTCAATCTAGTGAATG GTCTGACTACTTCAGAAACTTTGTTGACTCTTGTCTCCAAAAAATCCCTCAAGACAGGCCAACATCAGATGAGCTGCTTAAG CACATGTTTGTTTTGCGTGAGCGACCAGAAACAGTGTTAATTGACCTGATCCAGAGGACAAAGGATGCAGTCAGAGAGTTGGATAACCTTCAGTACCGTAAAATGAAGAAGCTGCTTTTCCAGGAGGCCCACAATGGACCTGCTGTGGAAACGCAAGAGGAGGAAGAG GAGCAAGAGCATGGAGTTGGCAGAACAGGGACAGTGAACAGCATCGGCAGTAACCAGTCTATTCCAAGCATGTCCATTAGTGCCAGTAGCCAAAGCAGTAGTGTAAATAGTCTTCCGGATGCCTCAGATGACAAGAGTGAATTGGACATGATGGAAGGAGATCATACCGTGATGTCGAACAGCTCTGTCATCCATTTAAAGCCA GAGGAAGAAAATTATACAGAAGAATCTGAATCTAGAGCACGACCATCAGAGCCACAGTCTCCTCCCCAAGTATCGCGTCACAAATCTCATTATCGCAACAGAGAGCACTTTGCAACCATCCGTACTGCTTCATTG GTGACCAGGCAAATCCAGGAACATGAGCAAGACTCAGAGCTGCGTGAACAGATGTCTGGATACAAGCGCATGAGGCGGCAGCATCAAAAGCAGCTGATGGCACTGGAGAACAAGTTAAAGGCTGAGATGGACGAACATCGGCTCAGGCTAGACAAAGATTTGGAAACCCAACGTAACAACTTTGCAGCCGAAATggaaaaacttattaaaaaacaCCAAGCATCCATGGACAAAGAG TTGAAGCTGATGGCTAATGAAGAAAAGAAGTTCCAGCAGCACATTCAAGCTCAGCAAAAGAAGGAACTTAATAGCTTTTTAGAATCCCAGAAACGTGAATACAAGTTGCGCAAGGAACAACTGAAAGAG GAGCTGAATGAAAATCAGAGTACTCCCAAGAAAGAGAAACAGGAGTGGCTATCAAAGCAGAAGGAAAATTTCCAGCATTTCCAAGCTGAGGAAGAAGCCAATCTCCTGCGACGTCAGAGGCAGTACCTGGACCTGGAGTGCCGTCGTTTCAAGAGGCGAATGCTGCTTAGCAGGCATAATCTTGAGCAAGATCTAGTTAGAGAG gAACTAAACAAGAGGCAGACACAAAAAGATCTGGAACATGCAATGCTACTACGGCAGCACGAATCCATGCAGGAACTAGAATTTAGGCATCTCAGCACCATACAGAGAATGCGCTGTGAGCTTATCAAGTTACAACACCAAACTGAACTCACAAACCAGCTGGAATACAACAAAAGACGTGAGCGAGAATTGAGGCGCAAACATGTAATGGAAGTCCGTCAGCAACCCAAGAGTCTAAAG TCTAAAGAGTTGCAGATAAAGAAGCAGTTCCAGGACACTTGCAAGATCCAGACACGGCAGTATAAAGCTTTGCGGAACCACCTCTTGGAAACCACACCAAAGAACGAACACAAAGCTGTTCTGAAGCGGCTAAAAGAAGAACAGACTCGCAAACTGGCTATACTAGCAGAGCAGTATGACCATAGCATTAATGAGATGTTGTCAACACAAGCA CTGCGACTGGATGAAGCCCAAGAAGCGGAGTGCCAGGTTttgaagatgcagctgcagcaagaaCTGGAGCTATTAAATGCTTACCAGAGTAAAATTAAGATGCAGGCAGAGGCTCAACATGATCGGGAACTGCGTGAACTGGAACAAAGGGTTTCTCTCCGCAGGGCACTTCTTGAACAGAAG attgaaGAAGAAATGCTGGCTCTTCAGAATGAGAGAACAGAGCGAATACGGAGCCTTCTTGAACGTCAAGCTCGTGAAATAGAAGCATTTGACTCTGAAAGCATGAGGCTAGGTTTTAGCAACATGATACTTTCCAATCTCTCCCCCGAGGCGTTCAGCCACAGCTACCCGGGAGCTTCTGGCTGGTCCCACAATCCTACTGGAGGTTCTGGACCCCATTGGGGTCACCCCATGGGGGGCCCACCACAAGCTTGGGGCCACCCAATGCAAGGTGGGCCCCAACCATGGGGTCATCCCTCAGGGTCCATGCAAGGTGTCCCTCGTGGTAGTACAATGGGGGTCCGCAACAGCCCCCAGGCTCTGAGGCGGACAGCTTCTGGGGGACGGACAGAGCAGGGAATGAGCAGGAGCACAAGTGTTACTTCACAGATATCTAATGGTTCACACATGTCTTATACATAA